From the Pseudomonas baltica genome, one window contains:
- a CDS encoding glycosyltransferase — protein MKIAHVVRQYYPSVGGLEDYTYNLAIEQRAKGHDVVVITLNTDFQTGEQLPAVDQHMGIEIRRVPWRGSMRYPIATLDLDLLNSMDLVHVHAVDFFIDYLSLMKRLGRLQATLVLCTHGGFFHTQKHQWLKKLFFNTVTRFTLSGVDGVICNSTNDQAVFEKIFARCVMVNNGIRLKKFGEGNGGPVATTDDLIYLGRFSSNKRLAWLIEAYAGLASPSGLLKIIGRSKTGDAQQLQALIDKLDCGARVKLLLDIDDAAIADAIISAKATVSASAYEGFGLGVVELMSYGLIPFLSTDPLSFGDFVRDSEAGVTFEVGADNFDIQYQKLIANWSSATAANAAHYARRFSWTAVSEEIFNVYESTLEKSVRAYR, from the coding sequence ATGAAGATTGCACACGTCGTCAGGCAGTACTACCCCAGTGTAGGAGGCCTTGAAGATTACACCTACAATTTGGCGATCGAACAACGCGCCAAAGGTCATGATGTAGTTGTCATCACCTTGAATACGGACTTTCAAACCGGCGAACAATTGCCCGCAGTCGATCAACACATGGGTATCGAGATACGCCGGGTGCCATGGCGTGGATCGATGCGCTACCCCATTGCGACCCTGGACTTGGACCTGCTGAACAGCATGGACCTGGTCCACGTGCATGCCGTGGATTTTTTCATCGACTACCTGTCGCTGATGAAACGACTTGGCCGCTTGCAGGCGACCCTGGTGCTCTGTACCCACGGTGGATTTTTCCATACACAGAAACACCAATGGCTCAAAAAGCTGTTCTTCAATACGGTGACGCGCTTCACGCTCAGCGGTGTGGATGGCGTGATCTGCAACAGCACCAATGACCAGGCGGTTTTCGAGAAAATCTTCGCCCGTTGCGTCATGGTCAACAATGGTATTCGCCTCAAAAAATTCGGTGAAGGCAATGGTGGTCCGGTCGCCACCACCGATGATCTGATCTACCTGGGACGCTTCAGCTCCAACAAGCGCCTCGCTTGGTTGATCGAAGCCTATGCGGGGCTGGCCAGCCCCAGTGGCCTGCTGAAGATAATCGGCCGGAGCAAGACCGGCGATGCTCAACAATTGCAGGCGCTGATCGACAAGCTCGACTGCGGCGCTCGGGTCAAGTTGCTGCTGGATATCGACGACGCGGCAATCGCCGACGCGATTATCAGTGCCAAGGCCACCGTCAGCGCTTCGGCATACGAAGGGTTTGGCCTGGGGGTCGTCGAATTGATGTCCTATGGGCTCATTCCATTCTTGTCGACGGACCCGCTTTCGTTTGGCGACTTTGTCCGTGACTCCGAGGCAGGCGTCACCTTCGAAGTGGGCGCCGATAATTTTGACATTCAATACCAGAAGTTGATTGCTAACTGGTCTTCTGCAACGGCAGCAAACGCGGCTCATTATGCGAGACGTTTTTCCTGGACGGCAGTATCGGAGGAGATTTTTAATGTCTACGAAAGTACCCTTGAGAAAAGCGTCCGCGCTTATCGATAA
- a CDS encoding polysaccharide biosynthesis tyrosine autokinase, which produces MDSHPQILHTGLRTLRVEPANDSIQLMKLWRVIWNSKFSIAALVIFVTLMAVVAVTVMTPVYRATATLLMDDSKKQVVSFDTAGGGERSNSQYIETQAEIIRSRSLATQVVQTLGFTSDPVFKIGTPGQSDSLIKRTLVSLGLAKVFPGLNSTTQVQTATPLLDSVTRQFMDTVTVDPQGKSQLVKVQVEMVDPNKAALATNTLVQAYIDGQAKANIGMSESASVWMNGRIKELAEQLKESETRLQAYREAENLVDVQGVSTISATELSMTSERMIDARRARAEAESEYRQVQGLGQDNWQRLVTVPAVMADPVVRQFKADQARANSKLLELSSRYGPRHPAVDSARTELDAATASLRGQVEQVVAGIERNYQLAAANESSLKASVNTNKSQIQDISRKEFKLQALQREVDSNRQLYDTFLNRLKETTATADLASNSTRIIDLAAVPNKPVKPNKPVLVALAFLLSLFLGCALALLRDALKNTFSSIDQIENRLNLPVLGIVPLMKRRKRKDLAKVFNDHNHHRFSEAIRSIRTGVILANPADRHLQVIVMTSSIPGEGKTTVSINLARALGKMEKVLLIDADLRRSTVGEAFGFAKGRVGLTDLINGSATLAECIQEVEGIDVLCAGSGTSSPLELLSSPRFAKALELLKGKYRRIVIDTPPVQAVSDAVVLSTLADSTILVVKSPTTRSSLVEKAVAQLLQHRAPLRGVIVNHVDIKKSLRTGQRFDGYYDYYDYSASASVPS; this is translated from the coding sequence ATGGACAGCCACCCTCAAATCCTCCATACAGGCCTGCGCACCTTGCGTGTCGAGCCTGCTAACGACTCCATTCAACTGATGAAGCTGTGGCGCGTGATCTGGAACAGCAAGTTCAGTATCGCCGCCCTGGTCATCTTCGTGACGCTGATGGCGGTGGTCGCGGTCACCGTCATGACGCCCGTCTACCGGGCGACGGCCACATTGCTGATGGACGATAGCAAGAAGCAGGTGGTGTCGTTCGATACCGCTGGCGGCGGCGAGCGCAGCAACAGCCAATACATCGAAACCCAGGCCGAAATCATCCGGTCCCGTTCGCTGGCGACTCAAGTGGTCCAGACACTTGGCTTCACCAGTGATCCGGTGTTCAAGATCGGCACACCGGGGCAATCCGACAGCCTGATCAAGCGCACACTGGTAAGCCTTGGCCTGGCCAAGGTGTTCCCTGGCTTGAACAGCACCACGCAGGTACAGACGGCCACCCCGTTGCTCGACAGCGTCACCCGCCAATTCATGGACACCGTGACCGTGGATCCCCAGGGCAAAAGCCAGCTGGTGAAGGTTCAGGTTGAAATGGTCGATCCCAACAAGGCTGCACTTGCCACCAATACGCTGGTGCAGGCCTATATCGATGGGCAGGCGAAAGCCAACATCGGCATGTCCGAATCCGCCAGCGTGTGGATGAACGGCCGTATCAAGGAATTGGCCGAGCAGTTGAAAGAGTCCGAGACTCGCCTGCAGGCCTACCGCGAAGCCGAGAATCTGGTCGACGTTCAAGGTGTCAGCACCATCAGTGCGACTGAACTGTCGATGACCAGCGAACGCATGATCGATGCCCGCCGCGCCCGGGCCGAAGCCGAAAGCGAATACCGCCAGGTACAGGGGCTTGGCCAGGACAATTGGCAACGACTGGTCACCGTGCCGGCCGTCATGGCCGACCCGGTGGTTCGCCAGTTCAAGGCCGATCAAGCCAGAGCCAACTCCAAGCTGCTGGAGCTATCCAGCCGCTACGGTCCACGCCACCCTGCTGTGGATTCCGCTCGCACCGAACTGGATGCGGCAACCGCCAGCTTGCGCGGTCAGGTCGAACAGGTCGTCGCCGGTATCGAGCGTAATTACCAGCTCGCCGCCGCCAACGAGAGCTCGCTTAAAGCGTCGGTCAATACCAATAAATCCCAGATTCAGGACATCTCGCGCAAAGAGTTCAAGCTTCAGGCACTGCAGCGAGAAGTCGACAGTAACCGTCAGCTGTACGACACCTTTCTCAATCGCCTGAAGGAAACGACCGCCACCGCTGACTTGGCCTCGAACAGCACGCGCATCATCGACCTGGCCGCCGTGCCGAACAAGCCGGTCAAGCCCAACAAGCCCGTGCTCGTCGCCCTCGCCTTCCTGCTGTCGTTGTTCCTGGGTTGCGCCCTGGCGCTGCTGCGCGATGCGTTGAAAAACACTTTCAGCAGCATCGATCAGATCGAAAACCGCCTCAACCTGCCAGTCCTGGGCATCGTGCCGTTGATGAAACGTCGCAAGCGCAAGGACTTGGCCAAAGTATTCAATGATCACAACCATCATCGCTTCAGCGAAGCGATTCGCAGCATCCGCACCGGCGTGATCCTGGCCAACCCCGCTGATCGGCACCTGCAGGTGATCGTCATGACTTCGTCGATTCCCGGCGAAGGCAAGACCACCGTGTCGATCAACCTCGCGCGCGCGTTGGGAAAAATGGAAAAGGTCCTGCTGATCGACGCCGACCTGCGTCGCTCTACCGTGGGCGAAGCGTTTGGTTTCGCCAAAGGGCGTGTGGGCCTCACCGACCTGATCAATGGCAGCGCGACGCTGGCCGAGTGCATTCAGGAAGTGGAGGGAATCGATGTCCTGTGTGCCGGTTCAGGTACCAGTTCACCGCTGGAGTTGCTGTCATCGCCGCGTTTTGCCAAGGCACTCGAATTGCTCAAGGGCAAATACCGTCGCATCGTCATCGATACGCCGCCAGTACAAGCGGTGAGCGATGCCGTGGTGCTCTCGACATTGGCCGACTCGACGATTCTGGTGGTCAAGTCCCCCACGACCCGCAGCTCGCTGGTCGAAAAAGCCGTCGCGCAACTGTTGCAACACCGGGCGCCTTTGCGGGGTGTCATCGTCAACCATGTCGATATCAAGAAATCGCTCAGGACCGGTCAGCGCTTCGATGGTTACTACGATTATTACGACTACAGCGCCAGCGCCTCGGTGCCGAGCTGA
- a CDS encoding polysaccharide biosynthesis/export family protein: MTTHATAACEPVAGRAFVFDLHSSSKERSSPMIIRLLCALFFAGLSSLAQSAIAAGNAEYKLASGDVISVSVFGEKDLSFEKIGLTDAGTFSYPFIGEVQAKGRTAAEIEQTLISKLKGDYLVNPKVSVSVVQYRDFFISGEVTKPGGYPFQPGLTLGRAVALAGGFTERASDSKITIAHDQGNTKPVEKASLDTPLLPGDTITVPEGFF, encoded by the coding sequence ATGACCACACACGCTACAGCTGCCTGCGAGCCAGTCGCTGGCCGTGCGTTTGTGTTCGACTTACATTCATCTTCAAAAGAGCGATCCTCTCCCATGATCATTCGCCTGCTGTGCGCATTGTTTTTCGCAGGACTGTCGAGCCTTGCTCAATCAGCAATTGCCGCAGGAAACGCCGAGTACAAACTTGCTTCCGGCGACGTCATCAGTGTCAGCGTGTTCGGTGAAAAAGACCTGAGCTTCGAGAAGATAGGTCTGACCGACGCCGGCACCTTCAGTTACCCATTTATTGGCGAGGTGCAGGCCAAAGGCCGGACTGCCGCCGAGATCGAGCAGACTCTGATCAGCAAGCTCAAAGGCGACTATCTGGTCAACCCCAAGGTCTCGGTCAGTGTCGTGCAATACCGCGACTTTTTTATCAGCGGCGAAGTGACCAAGCCCGGTGGCTATCCCTTCCAGCCAGGCCTCACGTTAGGGCGGGCAGTGGCACTGGCGGGCGGCTTTACCGAGCGTGCTTCGGACAGCAAGATCACCATCGCGCATGACCAGGGCAACACCAAACCCGTGGAAAAAGCCAGCCTGGATACGCCTCTCCTGCCCGGTGACACCATCACCGTGCCTGAAGGCTTTTTCTGA
- a CDS encoding glycosyltransferase, protein MVQFSIVTINRNNLAGLIKTYASIAAQTYQHFRWIVMDGASTDGCVEWLGNVQDPRAEITSERDKGLYDAMNKGLASAVTTPGYTLFLNSGDTFHDADVLKQVAHAIQAAGCVPRYVYGDYCLEDATGKLTPVAGKAISHLHLGMPTSHQAMYFENQRLSTVRFRDEYKLSADYCMIIEFVSGMDLGEEILRLPITLCNFDSTGISQTRRFDALKEDRIIRQRFLKHSALRAGALYFMHFVHTHTKIWRAPSSS, encoded by the coding sequence ATGGTCCAGTTCAGCATCGTCACTATCAACCGCAATAATCTCGCTGGACTGATCAAGACCTACGCGAGCATCGCCGCGCAGACGTATCAGCACTTTCGCTGGATCGTGATGGATGGCGCCTCGACCGATGGCTGCGTCGAGTGGCTCGGTAACGTCCAGGACCCCCGCGCCGAAATCACCTCGGAGCGCGACAAGGGTCTTTACGATGCAATGAACAAAGGCTTGGCTAGCGCTGTAACGACACCTGGCTACACGCTGTTCCTGAACAGTGGCGACACGTTTCACGATGCCGACGTGCTCAAGCAGGTGGCGCACGCGATCCAAGCAGCGGGTTGCGTACCGCGTTATGTCTATGGCGACTATTGCCTGGAGGATGCAACAGGAAAACTCACGCCAGTGGCGGGCAAGGCGATCAGTCACTTGCATTTGGGCATGCCCACCAGCCACCAGGCCATGTACTTCGAAAACCAGCGGTTGAGCACGGTCCGTTTTCGCGACGAATATAAACTGTCGGCGGACTACTGCATGATCATTGAGTTTGTATCCGGCATGGACCTCGGTGAAGAAATACTGCGTCTGCCGATCACACTGTGCAACTTTGATTCGACAGGTATTTCGCAAACTCGGCGGTTCGATGCGCTGAAGGAAGACCGAATCATTCGCCAGCGTTTCCTCAAACACTCGGCCCTGCGCGCCGGTGCACTTTACTTCATGCACTTCGTGCACACGCACACCAAGATATGGCGCGCGCCCAGCAGTTCATGA